One region of Endozoicomonas sp. Mp262 genomic DNA includes:
- a CDS encoding YfcC family protein — protein MKLPNSYTLLFGIIVFIGILSWFITGATPATPIDMLMAPVKGFQDGADLAFYLFIIGGLINILNKSKALDAGLGALGNVMKGREAVLIPLLMVLLAFGGTTFGMCEETLAFYPVVIALMLSAGYDLMVPVSVILVGSGAGVLGSTINPFATIIASNIGGVPLSSTFMINSVTLVVAVVLAIAYTMRYAARVKADPTASLVYEETQSSHFTKPKTEPFTARRKLAIIEFIATFIIMIWGIVSHNWYMAEMSVLFIASTLIIGITLGYKEEAFIADFIEGAGDILSVTIIIALARGISVIMQGTGITEIMLDNLVSYMSHFSGWVFAVAAYFLEIAMSFLISGTSSLAAITMPILVPLGDSAQVGGDVVINAYQAASGVVNYVTPTSGVIVGGLAIAKVPFEKWVKYVAPLMLLTIIASTLILVAFSL, from the coding sequence ATGAAGTTGCCTAATTCTTATACACTACTGTTCGGTATTATTGTTTTCATTGGCATTTTATCCTGGTTTATTACCGGTGCCACACCTGCTACCCCCATTGATATGTTAATGGCTCCAGTCAAAGGGTTTCAGGATGGTGCAGACCTGGCATTCTATTTATTTATTATTGGTGGTCTGATAAATATACTCAATAAGTCCAAGGCTTTAGATGCAGGGCTTGGTGCACTGGGTAATGTCATGAAAGGCCGTGAAGCCGTTCTTATTCCATTGCTGATGGTACTGTTGGCCTTTGGTGGTACTACCTTTGGCATGTGTGAGGAAACACTGGCTTTTTACCCGGTTGTGATTGCTTTAATGCTGTCAGCAGGTTATGACCTGATGGTTCCGGTATCAGTCATTCTTGTGGGTTCAGGCGCTGGCGTGCTGGGTTCAACGATTAATCCATTTGCTACGATTATTGCCTCCAATATTGGTGGTGTGCCATTGAGCAGTACCTTTATGATTAATAGTGTGACGCTGGTTGTTGCTGTGGTACTTGCTATTGCGTATACCATGCGATATGCAGCCAGGGTTAAGGCAGACCCCACCGCATCCCTGGTTTATGAGGAGACACAAAGCAGTCATTTTACCAAGCCGAAGACCGAGCCTTTTACCGCACGCCGGAAACTGGCAATTATTGAGTTTATTGCCACCTTTATTATTATGATTTGGGGTATTGTCAGCCATAACTGGTATATGGCTGAAATGTCAGTGTTGTTTATTGCCAGTACCCTGATTATTGGTATTACTCTGGGGTACAAGGAAGAAGCCTTTATTGCAGACTTCATCGAAGGTGCTGGTGATATTCTCAGTGTGACTATTATTATTGCCCTGGCCCGAGGTATTTCAGTAATTATGCAAGGCACCGGCATTACTGAAATTATGCTGGATAACCTGGTGTCTTATATGAGCCATTTTTCTGGCTGGGTCTTTGCTGTAGCCGCTTACTTTTTGGAAATTGCCATGTCATTCCTGATTTCAGGTACATCTTCCCTGGCGGCCATTACCATGCCTATATTGGTGCCACTGGGTGATAGCGCACAGGTGGGTGGAGATGTGGTTATCAATGCTTATCAAGCAGCAAGCGGCGTTGTCAATTATGTTACGCCCACATCCGGGGTTATTGTGGGTGGCCTTGCCATTGCCAAGGTGCCCTTTGAAAAGTGGGTGAAATATGTTGCGCCCCTGATGTTATTAACGATTATTGCCTCAACTCTTATTCTGGTGGCTTTTTCCTTATAG